Proteins encoded together in one Telopea speciosissima isolate NSW1024214 ecotype Mountain lineage chromosome 6, Tspe_v1, whole genome shotgun sequence window:
- the LOC122666053 gene encoding G-type lectin S-receptor-like serine/threonine-protein kinase At5g24080 — translation MASLCVLSIPIRMATYSSSFSFVALLFLVLAELGSCLSNQITLGSRLSARDDQVLVSENRTFAFGFSKVGSQDQFQLAIWYAEIPGDRTIVWSANRNSLVGNDATMELDSTGNLVVVDRGTTVWTSNTSNSGAQTAAILDSGNLVLYNSSLQVIWQSFSNPSDTLLPGQPLTVSSELSSPKSSSYGGYYTLKMLQQPTSLSLGLTFNLPESTNSSLADLESHTNYSYWASPEISNVTGDVVAVLDESGSFGMVYGESSDGVVYVYKNDGDNGGLTDGNRSSNQSVTSLRRLILEMNGNLRLYRWDNDLNGSRQWVPEWAAVSNPCDIAGVCGNGVCNLDTTKTNATCTCLPGTSRVGSDELCWSNSSLAGNCYEPRQNSTSQFKIATMPQTYYYFSDPSVIANYSDIPTVSKCGDACFSDCECVASVYGLSEEKAYCWILKSLEFGGFQDPSSTLFVKIGTNVSATPGDGARRSGGSSKKGSGSNHDKVLVVPIVLCMSFLIGLLCFLLYYSLHGRRSLRKAFESSLKVSGAPLNLSYRDLQSATNNFSQLLGTGGFGSVYKGSLGDGTLIAVKKLERVLPHGEKEFITEVNTIGSMHHMNLVQLCGFCSEGSHRLLVYEFFKNGSLDKWIFPSYNSQDRLLYWPTRFNIAISTAQGIAYFHEQCRNRIIHCDIKPENILLDDNFIPKVSDFGLAKLMGREHSHVVTMIRGTRGYLAPEWVSNRPITVKADVYSYGMLLLEIVGGRRNLDISFDAEDFFYPGWAFKEMTNGTPLKVADKRLEGNVEEEEFVRSLKVAFWCIQDEVGMRPSMGEVVKMLEGSVEINDPPMPQTVLELIEEGLDQVYRAMKRELNHYSSFTMTSHPSSHATCSYSTMSPR, via the exons ATGGCTTCTTTGTGTGTTCTTTCAATTCCAATTAGAATGGctacttattcttcttctttttcatttgtgGCGTTGCTCTTTCTTGTTCTGGCCGAGCTCGGCAGTTGTTTGTCCAACCAGATCACACTTGGTTCGAGACTTTCAGCTCGAGATGATCAGGTTTTGGTTTCGGAGAACCGAACTTTCGCCTTTGGATTCAGTAAGGTAGGGTCGCAAGATCAGTTTCAACTGGCAATTTGGTACGCTGAGATTCCCGGTGATCGAACCATCGTGTGGTCTGCTAACAG AAACTCACTGGTCGGAAACGATGCAACCATGGAGCTTGACAGCACTGGAAATCTCGTCGTTGTCGACCGTGGAACCACCGTGTGGACATCAAACACCTCCAACTCCGGAGCTCAGACGGCGGCGATCTTAGATTCCGGCAATCTCGTCCTCTACAACAGCAGCCTCCAAGTCATATGGCAAAGCTTCTCAAACCCTTCCGACACACTCCTCCCTGGCCAACCATTAACGGTCTCCTCAGAGCTGTCCTCACCAAAATCATCTTCATACGGAGGCTACTATACCCTTAAAATGCTTCAGCAACCCACTTCACTCAGCCTCGGATTGACATTCAATTTACCGGAATCAACGAACTCATCGCTTGCTGATCTAGAGTCTCACACCAACTACTCTTATTGGGCGAGTCCTGAGATATCAAATGTGACGGGAGATGTGGTTGCTGTTCTGGACGAATCGGGAAGTTTTGGAATGGTTTATGGCGAGTCTTCCGATGGGGTTGTGTATGTATACAAGAACGATGGTGATAATGGAGGGTTAACAGATGGGAATCGGTCTTCCAACCAATCGGTGACATCTCTCCGGCGTCTGATCCTTGAGATGAATGGGAATTTGCGTTTGTATCGATGGGATAATGATTTGAATGGGTCTCGCCAATGGGTGCCTGAGTGGGCTGCGGTGTCGAATCCCTGCGATATCGCTGGAGTTTGCGGAAATGGTGTTTGTAATTTGGACACAACCAAGACCAATGCGACCTGTACATGCTTGCCTGGGACTTCCCGTGTAGGATCCGATGAATTATGCTGGTCTAACTCGTCTCTTGCAGGGAATTGTTATGAACCTCGTCAAAATTCGACCTCGCAATTCAAGATTGCAACGATGCCACAGACTTACTATTACTTCTCTGATCCTTCTGTGATTGCAAACTACAGTGATATCCCAACGGTTTCCAAGTGTGGTGATGCGTGTTTCTCGGACTGTGAGTGTGTTGCATCAGTGTATGGGCTCAGTGAAGAGAAGGCCTATTGTTGGATTCTGAAGAGTTTGGAGTTTGGGgggtttcaagatccaagctcGACATTGTTTGTAAAAATTGGGACTAATGTCTCGGCAACACCAGGAGATGGTGCTAGAAGGTCTGGAGGTTCATCGAAAAAAGGGTCTGGCAGTAACCACGACAAGGTTCTGGTTGTTCCAATAGTTCtctgcatgtcttttctcattGGATTGCTCTGCTTCTTGCTATACTATAGCCTCCATGGTCGGAGATCCTTAAGGAAAGCCTTTGAAAGCTCTTTGAAAGTGTCTGGTGCTCCATTGAATCTCAGCTACCGAGATCTGCAGAGTGCAACCAATAATTTCTCTCAGTTGCTAGGGACAG GAGGGTTTGGATCTGTATACAAGGGAAGCCTTGGAGATGGGACACTAATTGCAGTGAAGAAATTAGAAAGGGTTTTGCCGCATGGGGAGAAGGAATTCATTACAGAAGTAAACACCATTGGTTCAATGCACCACATGAACTTGGTTCAATTGTGTGGATTCTGCTCTGAGGGATCACACAG GCTTTTAGTGTATGAGTTCTTCAAAAATGGTTCACTGGACAAATGGATATTTCCATCATATAACAGCCAAGACAGACTACTGTACTGGCCGACTCGCTTCAATATAGCCATATCTACTGCGCAAGGAATTGCATATTTCCATGAGCAATGTCGGAATCGAATTATTCATTGTGACATCAAACCAGAGAATATACTCTTAGACGATAATTTTATCCCGAAAGTATCAGATTTTGGATTGGCCAAGTTAATGGGAAGGGAGCACTCTCATGTTGTTACCATGATTAGAGGCACCAGAGGCTACTTAGCCCCTGAGTGGGTCAGTAACCGCCCTATTACTGTCAAGGCTGATGTCTACAGCTATGGTATGCTTCTGCTGGAGATTGTCGGTGGCCGGAGAAATCTTGACATTTCTTTTGATGCTGAGGACTTCTTTTACCCTGGATGGGCATTTAAG GAGATGACGAATGGAACACCACTGAAAGTTGCAGATAAACGATTAGAAGGAaatgtggaagaagaagagtttgTGAGGTCCTTGAAAGTTGCCTTTTGGTGCATCCAAGATGAGGTGGGGATGAGACCTTCAATGGGAGAAGTGGTAAAGATGTTGGAAGGATCAGTTGAGATCAATGATCCACCCATGCCTCAAACTGTACTAGAGTTGATTGAGGAAGGCCTGGATCAAGTCTACAGAGCCATGAAAAGGGAGTTAAATCATTACAGCTCCTTCACCATGACCAGCCACCCATCATCCCATGCTACTTGTAGTTATTCTACCATGTCACCAAGATAA